Proteins from one Penicillium digitatum chromosome 2, complete sequence genomic window:
- a CDS encoding MFS sugar permease, putative, protein MNSKHQSPKVELESSSKDTITCSITQQIATDSASSTTGSMLRLSLCVSFAAWISNFDNGYAGTVLIMPSYKHAFGSCEQVLDPNTYAKIQHCSLTPLQQSLISLNFLFIAMGGGIAGVTGQYIGRRGSIQAGCTFAIIGAAGMLGTSGSFLRYMVCRSISAVGIGQLMAASVTYGSECIVASKRGLSLGLYSVGLAGGNVAAFAVCAGSARLEPTNDWQWKTPILCQIPLGAILGAGILMLPESPRWLMGHGREEEARNSFAALYSQSPCSQEITAQIDEIRANLATELASLKTVSCLDIYRRKYIVRTMTSAMIMVGLAITGIQFVQPYATTFLKGVGMSDPYLINVIIGLCILGGSFFGPFIVEYGGRRLAMIWGYIAMAACMLALSSVSTALGMDERADIVTVVLLCLWAFVFGGTIAASANLSSVEMHSVSLRTFGQANTTVFYGVFAFGATFWTPYMLDADYGDMGSNVGYFYAAVTAVIGILSFLFVPETAGITLEQIDKGFNSGIKAWKTSLPKNRAIASSRQRNMAGGMVEA, encoded by the coding sequence ATGAATTCAAAACACCAATCACCGAAAGTAGAGCTTGAGTCTAGCTCCAAGGATACCATCACATGCTCTATTACCCAGCAAATAGCCACAGATAGTGCCTCTAGCACGACTGGATCGATGCTACGGCTTTCATTATGCGTCTCGTTTGCCGCATGGATCTCGAATTTTGACAATGGCTACGCCGGCACAGTCTTAATCATGCCTTCTTACAAACACGCATTTGGAAGCTGTGAGCAAGTCTTAGACCCGAACACCTATGCCAAAATCCAGCATTGCTCATTGACGCCACTGCAGCAATCCCTCATCAGCCTCAACTTTCTGTTCATCGCCATGGGAGGCGGGATTGCGGGCGTGACCGGTCAATATATAGGACGTAGGGGATCAATCCAGGCTGGATGCACATTTGCTATTATCGGTGCCGCTGGAATGCTTGGCACCAGTGGAAGCTTTTTGCGCTACATGGTGTGCAGATCGATTAGTGCTGTGGGAATTGGACAGCTGATGGCGGCCAGTGTGACATATGGCTCCGAGTGCATCGTCGCTAGCAAGCGTGGCCTGTCATTAGGATTATATAGTGTTGGACTCGCCGGGGGGAATGTTGCTGCTTTTGCTGTGTGTGCAGGCTCTGCACGACTGGAGCCAACCAATGACTGGCAGTGGAAGACACCCATTCTATGCCAGATACCCCTAGGTGCTATTCTCGGTGCTGGAATTTTAATGCTTCCTGAGTCTCCGCGCTGGCTCATGGGACATGGTCGAGAGGAGGAGGCGCGCAACTCGTTCGCCGCACTATACAGCCAAAGTCCGTGTTCGCAGGAAATCACCGCGCAGATTGATGAGATCCGAGCCAACCTTGCGACTGAGCTTGCAAGCCTCAAAACTGTTTCGTGCTTGGATATTTATCGCAGGAAGTATATCGTTCGCACCATGACATCTGCCATGATTATGGTCGGACTCGCCATAACCGGTATCCAGTTTGTCCAACCGTACGCTACAACTTTTCTCAAAGGTGTTGGAATGAGCGACCCATATTTAATCAATGTCATCATCGGCTTGTGCATTCTAGGCGGATCATTCTTTGGCCCGTTCATTGTGGAATATGGCGGAAGGAGACTTGCCATGATTTGGGGTTATATCGCCATGGCTGCCTGCATGCTCGCTCTTTCCTCTGTAAGCACCGCTCTCGGGATGGACGAACGTGCTGATATAGTGACCGTTGTTCTTCTGTGCTTGTGGGCTTTTGTCTTTGGTGGGACTATTGCTGCGAGTGCTAATCTCTCTTCCGTGGAGATGCACAGCGTCTCACTTCGCACCTTCGGGCAAGCCAATACAACAGTGTTCTATGGCGTCTTTGCCTTTGGTGCAACATTTTGGACACCATATATGTTAGACGCGGACTACGGGGACATGGGTTCCAATGTGGGCTATTTCTATGCAGCTGTAACCGCTGTCATCGGGATTTTGTCCTTTTTGTTCGTGCCAGAGACTGCTGGAATTACGCTAGAGCAGATTGACAAGGGCTTCAACTCAGGTATCAAGGCGTGGAAAACTTCGCTGCCCAAGAATCGAGCCATTGCTTCTTCTCGGCAACGAAACATGGCAGGTGGAATGGTCGAAGCATAA
- a CDS encoding GRAM: MADSSSSSVRGENRSRRSWTLTAESSALESNGRSSQDSNLERPKTQSGEADPKAGPSGFSKLLDVRRRRKESKKKNQKPNDESGVPTVVLENDLHESRSDQSRDGTSAAPSSNGESFAPEAEGDNNCLLTDDEEPDGPPPLTSHSSHAGFYTSSSPMFKTRSVDAANTEDSHADAESALSGPSAPGSELIPGERISRRATSGMALDIPADPDSKKRGTSPGRLFKGAFGSDKKSANDDPEASSVKPGGTKSGRGLFGAGRRSSLSVKRALVAPDDDPSVFAPIRTDLTDDKARSLEASPMPNTPPHSAIPAPATTVTPPTPTEYRLPRAHILSNNAIDSPESLQSGDSPSSGITTVSPSGNMISHRRVRSASAAHGPSKLSNSVSALTPLEEKNSGVKNAPATQQTGFFSSVFSVAQNAATSFSNSINAQQRNRQTSQNVLSDAEKSLNESTSEEGERNSDNGSRIAEGRPSAVETLGAGDLDFSHLDMDARPAVSRRDDEAAKLEDKRAARAVQVAYARPSDVSLAGPTDDALEIQSTRSLPKDGPIVGDQTPPNGSVVDGDLGGGPKRTGSGRSKLAQRHRGSSGATTSTTGATGAPGGNSSVPRLTGFAVASKKRNRDFHQLFRSVPEDDYLIEDYSCALQREIILAGRIYISEGHICFSSNILGWVTTLVISFDEVVAIEKESTAVVFPNAIAIQTLHARHTFRSLLSRESTYDLMVNIWKINHPTIKSSVNGSRVTNGTGDKTEKVGEEESESESDVTEEDEIYDEDEEGDHAESFFEAGDSANASATSLPVRKGLSRKASNLSANAAVPVAGTNGNGDKKSGDKKNGDKKNSDKKNSDKKNGDKKNGDKKNGDKKNSDKAASTDAPADFPGPATHEATEYGDSNGQYEKVIKEEIISAPLGKVFSLVFGPASGEFMTKFLTDNQKCTELQFEGTAKGLTIEAPTRKYSYIKPLSGSIGPKQTKCISTETMDFLDLEKAVLVTLSTQTPDVPSGNVFATMTKYLFTWAPGNQTRFLMTCTIEWSGKSWLKGPIEKGAIDGQTTFGNEIVKALQIGVVSRGRANGAGRGKDKRKKDEGAGQESPEAATVAVAVDPKVGKEESWGLFEPVRPLLEPFTSILTPLWSSNFALLVIGILFYMAFFRSSPSPSMLSHEVGCPGHGLPQRLAAYEEMWRREETELWNWLEDRVGMDGMVFPNVYRSPEPYSSRRPSRASASDERELAARLREGKISDREMDHALRTTRERLDVLEEMMVKRKARWEAEELVKSEL, from the exons ATGGCCgactcttcgtcttcaagCGTGAGAGGCGAAAATAGATCGCGCCGCTCCTGGACCTTAACTGCTGAATCAAGCGCACTCGAGAGCAATGGTCGATCATCACAGGATTCCAACCTCGAGAGACCGAAAACCCAGAGCGGAGAAGCAGATCCCAAGGCTGGTCCTAGTGGATTCTCAAAGCTACTCGATGTGCGTCGTAGGCGAAAAGAAAGTAAAAAGAAGAACCAAAAACCAAATGACGAGTCAGGGGTGCCGACCGTGGTCTTAGAAAACGACCTACATGAAAGCCGGTCCGACCAGTCTCGGGATGGGACCTCCGCAGCCCCATCGTCGAATGGAGAGAGCTTTGCGCCGGAGGCGGAGGGTGATAACAATTGTCTATTGACCGATGATGAAGAGCCGGACGG ACCTCCACCTCTCACCTCGCACAGCTCCCATGCCGGATTCTacacctcctcctccccaaTGTTCAAAACCAGATCGGTGGATGCCGCAAACACGGAAGACTCTCATGCCGATGCCGAGTCAGCTCTTAGCGGTCCTAGTGCTCCTGGGTCAGAATTAATCCCGGGCGAAAGAATATCCCGCCGCGCAACGTCGGGCATGGCATTGGATATCCCCGCAGATCCAGATAGCAAGAAACGCGGTACATCCCCTGGACGACTCTTCAAAGGCGCTTTCGGCTCGGATAAGAAAAGCGCCAATGATGATCCTGAGGCTTCATCAGTCAAGCCTGGGGGCACCAAAAGCGGGCGGGGTCTGTTCGGAGCCGGCCGGCGGAGCAGTCTTTCAGTGAAACGAGCACTGGTAGCCCCCGATGATGATCCGTCTGTCTTTGCGCCAATTCGTACTGATCTAACGGACGACAAGGCTCGTTCACTTGAAGCGAGCCCCATGCCGAACACCCCCCCTCATAGTGCTATTCCTGCGCCAGCGACAACTGTAACcccaccaacaccaactgAGTACCGCCTTCCCAGGGCGCATATCCTGTCTAACAATGCCATCGATTCGCCCGAGTCTTTGCAATCTGGAGATTCTCCGTCTTCTGGAATCACTACCGTGAGCCCCTCTGGAAATATGATATCTCACCGCCGGGTGCGGTCCGCGTCTGCAGCTCATGGACCAAGCAAGTTGTCCAACTCAGTGTCGGCACTGACTCCTCTTGAGGAAAAAAACTCTGGGGTGAAGAATGCGCCTGCAACCCAGCAAACTGGCTTCTTCTCCTCAGTCTTTTCAGTTGCGCAAAACGCCGCGACTTCCTTCAGTAACAGCATCAATGCACAACAGAGAAATCGTCAAACTTCTCAAAATGTTCTTTCTGATGCCGAAAAATCTCTCAATGAATCCACCTCGGAGGAGGGCGAAAGAAATTCAGATAACGGCAGTAGAATTGCCGAAGGGAGACCATCTGCTGTAGAGACTCTTGGGGCAGGAGATTTGGACTTTAGCCACCTGGATATGGATGCACGGCCCG CTGTTTCTCGGCGAGATGATGAAGCTGCCAAACTTGAAGACAAACGCGCCGCGCGTGCCGTTCAAGTAGCATATGCAAGGCCTTCGGATGTTTCCTTGGCCGGCCCCACAGACGACGCCCTGGAGATTCAATCTACCCGCTCACTTCCGAAAGATGGCCCAATTGTGGGTGATCAAACTCCCCCTAATGGTAGCGTGGTTGATGGTGACCTGGGTGGTGGCCCCAAACGCACTGGCAGTGGGCGCAGTAAACTTGCCCAGCGTCATCGGGGCTCATCTGGAGCCACGACCTCAACAACCGGCGCGACCGGTGCCCCTGGTGGCAATTCCAGTGTACCTCGGTTGACTGGCTTCGCGGTTGCCAGCAAAAAGCGCAACCGGGACTTTCACCAATTATTTCGGAGTGTACCTGAAGACGATTATCTTATTGAAGATTACAGCTGTGCTTTGCAACGTGAGATTATTCTTGCCGGACGCATCTATATCTCAGAAGGGCATATTTGTTTCTCCAGTAATATCCTAGGATGGGTCACGACTCTAGTGATCAGCTTTGACGAGGTTGTTGCAATCGAAAAGGAGAGTACGGCTGTAGTGTTCCCCAATGCTATTGCGATTCAGACACTTCATGCGCGTCATACTTTCCGCAGCTTGCTCAGTCGTGAGTCCACATACGATCTAATGGTTAACATCTGGAAGATCAACCACCCAACTATTAAGAGTTCTGTGAATGGAAGTCGTGTGACCAATGGTACCGGTGATAAGACAGAGAAAGTCGGGGAGGAGGAGAGCGAGTCCGAGAGCGATGTcaccgaagaagatgaaatctacgatgaggacgaggagggAGATCATGCCGAAAGCTTCTTTGAGGCCGGTGACAGTGCCAACGCCAGTGCAACATCATTGCCAGTGCGAAAGGGATTAAGCCGTAAGGCATCGAATCTATCCGCGAATGCAGCTGTGCCAGTGGCCGGCACAAATGGCAATGGCGACAAAAAGAGCGGCGACAAAAAGAACGGCGACAAAAAGAACAGCGACAAAAAGAATAGCGACAAAAAGAACGGCGACAAAAAGAACGGCGATAAAAAGAACGGCGACAAAAAGAACAGCGACAAAGCCGCTTCTACGGACGCGCCTGCTGATTTCCCAGGTCCAGCTACACACGAAGCCACCGAATATGGTGACTCCAACGGACAGTACGAAAAAGTCATCAAAGAGGAAATCATTTCGGCGCCGCTCGGCAAGGTCTTCTCTTTGGTCTTCGGCCCAGCGTCCGGCGAGTTTATGACCAAGTTCCTTACCGACAACCAGAAATGTACAGAGCTACAATTTGAAGGAACGGCAAAGGGTTTGACGATCGAAGCCCCAACCAGAAAGTACTCATACATCAAACCTCTCAGTGGCTCCATTGGTCCGAAGCAGACAAAATGTATCAGTACCGAGACCATGGATTTCTTGGATCTTGAAAAGGCTGTCCTTGTTACTCTGAGCACCCAAACACCCGATGTGCCCAGTGGGAACGTTTTTGCTACCATGACCAAGTATCTCTTCACATGGGCTCCGGGCAATCAAACTCGCTTCCTCATGACCTGTACTATTGAGTGGTCAGGCAAGAGCTGGCTCAAGGGTCCTATCGAGAAAGGCGCAATTGATGGACAAACGACCTTTGGTAACGAGATTGTCAAAGCCCTGCAGATTGGAGTCGTTTCTCGCGGGCGTGCCAATGGCGCCGGACGAGGCAAAGATAAGCGCAAGAAGGACGAAGGCGCAGGGCAGGAGTCGCCCGAAGCTGCCACGGTGGCGGTTGCTGTGGATCCTAAAGTTGGAAAGGAAGAATCGTGGGGACTATTTGAACCAGTCCGCCCCCTTCTGGAGCCTTTTACCAGCATTCTCACTCCGCTGTGGAGTAGCAACTTCGCTCTCTTAGTTATCGGAATCTTGTTCTATATGGCATTCTTCCGATCCTCGCCATCGCCGTCCATGCTTTCGCATGAAGTCGGCTGTCCCGGTCACGGTCTGCCTCAAAGACTGGCTGCATACGAGGAGATGTGGCGACGTGAAGAGACCGAGCTCTGGAACTGGCTGGAAGACCGAGTTGGTATGGACGGAATGGTCTTTCCAAATGTTTACCGATCGCCCGAGCCCTACTCAAGTCGCAGGCCATCTAGGGCTAGTGCAAGTGATGAGCGTGAGCTCGCTGCGCGCCTTCGGGAAGGCAAGATCTCTGACCGTGAGATGGATCATGCCCTTCGCACCACCCGCGAACGTCTCGATGTCCTTGAGGAGATGATGGTAAAACGCAAAGCCCGGTGGGAAGCCGAAGAGCTAGTCAAGTCCGAATTGTGA
- a CDS encoding mitochondrial 54S ribosomal protein bL19m: MAAIPAMRPLGCLRSLLRASEPVQPFINRRFISTAYSKRPERVPLPPNMPEQFLSQIPLRFRPDPERQPLKIYPAPPSARKACKDPIGAVTESQLAVLDPTGERKALFDYRRNPRSVKTGDIVRVTFKNGDPFNGIVLSIKLRGIETSFLMRNELTRVAVEMSVKVFSPNVNSVEIVQRSEKKRRRARLYFLRDRKHDRRSVENVVASYVRQKKAFLGGGNRRR; the protein is encoded by the exons ATGGCGGCTATACCAGCAATGCGCCCGCTGGGCTGCTTAAGGTCCTTATTGCGGGCCTCGGAGCCTGTCCAACCCTTCATCAACCGTCGATTCATCTCGACGGCCTATTCGAAGAGGCCCGAACGAGTACCTCTTCCCCCGAACATGCCTGAGCAATTCCTATCCCAAATACCTCTTCGCTTCCGCCCAGATCCTG AGCGCCAGCCCCTCAAGATCTACCCTGCTCCGCCATCTGCTCGCAAAGCATGCAAGGACCCCATCGGAGCGGTTACCGAATCGCAATTGGCAGTCCTTGACCCCACGGGTGAGCGCAAAGCCTTGTTCGACTACCGACGAAACCCGCGCAGCGTCAAGACAGGCGATATCGTACGAGTGACATTCAAGAACGGCGACCCTTTCAACGGAATTGTTCTGAGCATTAAGTTGCGCGGAATTGAAACCTCATTCCTCATGCGAAACGAGCTTACTCGTGTCGCTGTTGAGATGTCAGTCAAGGTCTTCAGCCCCAACGTGAACAGCGTGGAGATTGTCCAGCGATCGGAGAAGAAGCGCAGAAGAGCAAGATTGTACTTCCTCAGAGACCGCAAGCACGACCGTCGCAGCGTGGAGAATGTTGTGGCCAGCTATGTTCGCCAGAAGAAGGCTTTCTTGGGTGGCGGCAATCGTCGGCGATGA
- a CDS encoding uncharacterized protein (putative transposable element) has translation MSFFSNPRRGGRHDAEPELFLASRTQATSLPKESPTTLLNITKLRTDSSLSVWGNEIRHVLRPFKLDALVDYDLPRPHTGDVNYNRWKFWTLVIASWLFNQVDASLQLKVKAHSNDLTFADEIFNTIRLLSLHSQSKFLAKELKRWEEIKREEFTTPVDFIMAYQNQFNRLKTEDHEPSCDFALIRLLQELHGEVLKVPFIQEEVKNLGRPVDYQLFIYYCKVLVAESRKPSVSATEDLTRGVYGEARDRSQSRGRDISYRGWRQSTKGRGPAWE, from the coding sequence atgtctttcttctccaatCCCCGTCGTGGTGGCCGGCATGATGCCGAGCCTGAGCTCTTTCTAGCGTCGCGCACTCAGGCTACCAGCTTGCCCAAAGAGTCTCCCACGACTCTTCTAAATATCACAAAGCTCAGAACAGACTCTAGCCTCAGTGTGTGGGGCAACGAGATCCGTCACGTCTTGCGACCTTTCAAACTCGATGCACTTGTGGACTATGATCTTCCGAGACCTCACACAGGAGATGTAAACTACAACAGATGGAAGTTCTGGACTCTGGTTATTGCTAGTTGGTTATTTAACCAGGTAGATGCCTCACTCCAACTCAAAGTCAAGGCACACTCGAACGACCTCACCTTCGCCGATGAAATTTTCAATACAATCAGGTTGCTGAGCCTACATAGCCAGTCCAAATTCCTTGCGAAAGAGTTGAAAAGGTGGGAGGAAATCAAACGTGAGGAGTTTACCACACCGGTGGACTTCATCATGGCATACCAGAACCAGTTCAACCGTCTGAAGACAGAGGACCATGAGCCCTCTTGTGACTTTGCGCTCATTCGACTTCTACAAGAGTTGCATGGAGAAGTGTTAAAGGTTCCGTTCATTCAAGAGGAAGTGAAAAATCTGGGGCGGCCCGTGGACTATCAGCTTTTCATCTACTACTGCAAAGTCTTGGTCGCTGAGTCCCGTAAGCCCAGTGTCTCAGCTACCGAGGATCTTACTAGGGGAGTTTATGGAGAAGCAAGAGACCGAAGCCAGAGCCGTGGACGAGACATCTCCTACCGCGGCTGGAGACAAAGCACCAAGGGACGCGGTCCGGCGTGGGAGTAA
- a CDS encoding cyclin domain protein, protein MSCGDCSSQHLSNKPFCKSNLDNDGSLLQRLFQLVVKFLPEGSALLSSSCCWLPTVLDFLFAGSVATAGIEKLRNAFLAISVLTLLGGIWREGFSRRMVWRIAICVGLSAWEQVNQWGKVNGKGHHSCH, encoded by the exons ATGTCATGCGGCGACTGTTCCTCCCAACATTTGTCAAATAAACCCTTTTGCAAGTCTAATTTAGACAATGATGGTTCCCTTCTCCAAAGACTCTTTCAATTAGTCGTCAAATTTTTACCAGAAGGATCCGCATTGCTTTCGTCCTCGTGTTGTTGGCTTCCA ACCGTCCTAGATTTTCTCTTCGCAGGCTCAGTGGCCACTGCGGGCATCGAGAAACTGCGAAACGCTTTTCTGGCAATTTCCGTTCTGACCCTTTTGGGGGGTATCTGGCGCGAAGGTTTCAGTCGTCGAATGGTGTGGCGGATTGCGATCTGTGTCGGATTGTCAGCTTGGGAGCAAGTGAATCAATGGGGAAAGGTTAATGGCAAGGGGCACCATAGCTGCCATTAA
- a CDS encoding Subunit 21 of Mediator complex encodes MEAAPLVLAHTHARNAVLETRKANPVAASEEHDLAAGEFATAAQSSSDHEALRTLRLLETHHKKLAEILRFQHENPTTSAESTSTTASLTVGTQLTAAELGSTKSASANQDAHLPPRLVGNTRLPSRDTSSIASNLASARGIPSQPRRGSPVSPTLTSQHVAAKMTETPPRAKASETRLRDGPAKIRHSRVSAPKQPWSPPTPSSTEVVSQQTVPPSAAESGASKDKSAIADEAFNRFYSAFGGLVSKVSGPLAFAGIQMGSADPLRAEQSRKSSAEVKLDREHTVLDHSMTVGEPDVNKLFSRAALRSIRNGSGAGPGNPAESFYVVPTTGGTMSYAGILTRVEKQVRRNSIEDGDDDFVDARETPSSPEMRHSASDSRIWAGRRATPNKLTTPQTQKTMEEMQVENETLRGLTDSLATRLHMWEVSAQSSSVALQQSIRMMHRQSGGTPDHFRPSTTTTSPVATLTAPPAAAAADADARIKELEEQIQRSEKKFETAAHENEKLKTVLGRYRDRWEKLKEGAKTRRAEGRSGDSQSNPPLSSASKPSEPSSSPDPGQGSSTRQAGSRAAGDNPA; translated from the exons ATGGAAGCAGCTCCTTTGGTCTTG GCCCACACTCATGCCCGGAACGCAGTGCTAGAGACTCGCAAGGCCAACCCAGTTGCCGCCAGCGAGGAGCATGATCTAGCTGCTGGTGAATTTGCAACCGCTGCGCAGAGTAGCTCCGACCATGAA GCCCTGCGGACCCTACGTTTGCTCGAAACTCACCACAAGAAACTCGCCGAAATCCTCCGTTTCCAGCATGAAAATCCCACTACCTCTGCTGAATCGACATCTACTACTGCTTCCTTGACTGTAGGAACCCAACTTACCGCAGCCGAGCTTGGGAGCACAAAGAGCGCAAGCGCGAACCAGGATGCACACCTTCCACCAAGATTGGTGGGCAACACTCGTCTGCCAAGTCGGGATACATCCTCTATCGCTAGTAACCTAGCATCCGCCCGTGGAATTCCGTCGCAGCCCCGACGTGGATCGCCAGTGTCGCCCACACTTACATCGCAGCATGTTGCGGCAAAGATGACAGAAACACCACCTAGAGCTAAAGCCAGCGAAACAAGGCTACGGGACGGACCAGCCAAAATCCGGCACAGTCGTGTTTCTGCACCTAAACAACCATGGTCTCCTCCGACACCTAGTTCCACTGAAGTGGTCTCCCAGCAAACCGTACCCCCCAGTGCAGCCGAATCCGGAGCATCAAAAGATAAGTCTGCAATTGCCGACGAAGCATTCAACCGCTTTTACTCCGCCTTCGGAGGACTTGTCTCCAAGGTATCGGGGCCATTGGCATTCGCAGGGATTCAAATGGGATCTGCGGATCCTCTCCGCGCTGAACAAAGCCGCAAGTCCTCAGCCGAAGTAAAACTTGACCGTGAGCACACTGTTCTAGACCATTCGATGACCGTGGGTGAGCCCGACGTGAACAAACTCTTCTCTCGAGCTGCATTGCGGTCGATTCGGAACGGCTCTGGGGCAGGTCCCGGGAACCCAGCAGAATCATTCTATGTAGTCCCGACCACTGGTGGAACTATGTCCTACGCAGGAATTCTCACCCGAGTGGAGAAGCAGGTACGCAGAAACAGCATCGaggatggtgatgatgactTTGTGGATGCGCGAGAGACCCCTTCGTCTCCTGAGATGCGCCACAGTGCCAGTGATTCACGCATATGGGCGGGACGCCGTGCTACACCCAATAAGCTTACCACTCCGCAGACACAGAAGACAATGGAAGAGATGCAAGTAGAGAATGAGACCTTGAGAGGTTTGACCGATTCGCTTGCGACACGATTGCATATGTGGGAGGTGAGCGCGCAATCTTCGTCAGTGGCGCTGCAGCAATCAATCAGGATGATGCACCGCCAGAGCGGGGGGACGCCCGATCATTTCCGGCCTTCAACGACCACTACCTCTCCTGTTGCAACGCTGACTGCGCCGCCGGCTGCGGCTGCGGCTGATGCTGATGCGCGGATCAAAGAACTGGAAGAACAGATTCAGCGTAGTGAGAAGAAATTTGAGACTGCTGCTCATGAGAACGAAAAGCTCAAAACCGTTCTTGGGCGATACCGGGACCGCTGGGAAAAATTGAAAGAGGGTGCCAAAACTCGTAGAGCGGAGGGTCGCTCCGGTGATAGTCAAAGCAATCCACCTTTGAGCAGTGCCAGCAAGCCATCGGAACCCTCGTCATCCCCAGATCCCGGTCAAGGTTCCTCTACTCGTCAGGCAGGGTCTCGTGCTGCAGGTGATAACCCGGCATAG
- a CDS encoding Serine/threonine-protein kinase, Ulk1/Ulk2 has protein sequence MKTIRHLMTRSLTPVRRQLLTLPPREDLLAKTKWLMKRSVLAMIPQIFYPANPDELLAHRYQLLVKVGWGISSTVWLARDTRGHKEEPQSAVTLKIMNTNPAQDVAHDERQIEDHNANTDSCHRGYALVRPNVDSFEVVDPKGKHLCLAAFGDKANGLSSDLKLENIMVSFEGPTVLGDFLNLQLDQPIHCKIDSAGRPIYRSHNEFGPIRNMRKIIPKIVDFGGATTFNHEGQWGLYPIQPDHYRAPEVILGCGWKTRADIWNLGVLK, from the exons ATGAAGACAATAAGACACTTGATGACGCGCTCGTTGACTCCAGTTCGCAGACAACTCTTGACACTCCCTCCCCGGGAAGATCTTCTCGCCAAGACCAAATGGTTGATGAAAAGATCTGTCCTGGCTATGATTCCACAAATTTTTTACCCTGCAAACCCGGATGAATTGCTCGCCCACCGCTATCAACTTCTAGTCAAGGTCGGCTGGGGTATCTCCTCGACAGTGTGGCTTGCTCGTGACACAAGGGG GCACAAGGAAGAACCGCAAAGCGCCGTAACGCTAAAGATAATGAATACGAATCCTGCTCAAGACGTAGCCCATGACGAACGTCAAATTGAGGACCACAATGCAAACACAGATTCATGCCACCGCGGTTATGCATTGGTTCGACCTAATGTGGATTCTTTCGAGGTCGTCGACCCTAAAGGAAAACATCTATGTTTGGC AGCTTTCGGCGACAAGGCTAATGGGTTATCTTCGGATCTGAAACTTGAGAATATCATGGTCTCCTTTGAAGGTCCGACTGTCCTCGGAGATTTTCTGAATTTGCAGCTTGATCAACCAATTCACTGTAAGATTGACTCCGCAGGCCGACCTATATATCGCAGTCACAACGAATTTGGCCCAATAAGGAACATGAGGAAAATCATTCCAAAAATCGTTGATTTCGGGGGTGCCACGACATTCAATCACGAGGGCCAATGGGGGTTGTATCCCATCCAACCGGATCATTACCGTGCACCTGAGGTCATCCTTGGCTGTGGCTGGAAGACGAGGGCTGATATCTGGAATCTGGGAGTTCTT AAATGA
- a CDS encoding Thioredoxin, translating into MELKTVLILTAIYIAVRLFFKSRNSSSAATMSHGKVTEIDNQVIFKALISSGPVVVDFFATWCGPCKAVAPIVGKLSEQYENVRFLQVDVDKLQGVARELSVNAMPTFVVFKDGKEVNRVVGGDMKKLEAQIKQISA; encoded by the exons ATGGAGCTCAAGACCGTTCTAATTCTCACTGCGATATACATTG CTGTCCGTCTCTTCTTCAAGTCACGCAACTCGAGCTCAGCAGCCACCATGTCTCACGGAAAGGTCACCGAGATCGACAA CCAAGTCATCTTCAAAGCCCTCATCTCCTCCGGTCCTGTCGTCGTTGACTTCTTCGCAACCTGGTGTGGACCCTGCAAGGCCGTTGCCCCCATTGTCGGCAAGCTGAGTGAGCAGTACGAGAATGTGCGTTTCCTCCAGGTGGATGTGGACAAGCTGCAAGGTGTCGCACGGGAACTGAGTGTGAACGCTATGCCCACCTTTGTGGTGTTTAAGGATGGCAAGGAGGTCAACCGCGTTGTTGGCGGTGATATGAAGAAACTCGAGGCACAGATTAAGCAGATCTCAGCATAG